A window of Choristoneura fumiferana chromosome 8, NRCan_CFum_1, whole genome shotgun sequence contains these coding sequences:
- the LOC141430568 gene encoding macrophage mannose receptor 1-like: MLNNIFLLLFFVFVAETTRDTYEHVPSVGRYIKVHRIPANWQEAQLRCQLEGGILASPESKNMLAAMLKIMADRQIFKVYTGIHATFSKGDYTTITGTPLSELDVEWMQGEPDNLNKEEDCLVMYSSGRLADVKCTNDYPFICHKSPEMMNAHKCSYSQDGIESSDYVLYNKTLSCYKFHKEGRFWSDAFRTCLAEDAYLAIINSEDESQFLKELFAQHLPEDIPGDFFKDSASIGFTRSDNDLESFVTIHGQSLAEAGFSAFQAGQPNNPFDDESCGLMWRTGLLQHHNCHERVAFICEKPLPNAHSCSYPEDDNSDYVLSNKTGSCYKFHKEGLFWPDAYDTCQKEDANLAIINSEAESQVLKELFAQNPPQDIPGDFFKGSASIGFRRSVNNEESFVTIDGQSLTEAGFTMFSDGEPNHIGNNEKCGSVMRNGLLNDHNCKERVAFICEKRVVPKFDLRSNY; this comes from the exons atgttaaataatatttttttactgctcTTCTTCGTTTTTGTAGCag AGACTACGAGAGATACATATGAACATGTACCTTCAGTAGGACGTTACATAAAAGTGCACAGAATCCCTGCTAATTGGCAGGAGGCCCAATTGAGATGTCAGTTAGAAG GTGGTATTTTAGCATCACCCGAGAGTAAAAACATGCTTGCTGCTATGTTGAAAATCATGGCTGATAGACAAATATTCAAAGTATACACAGGGATCCACGCTACATTCTCAAAGGGCGATTATACGACAATAACAG GTACTCCTCTATCGGAACTCGACGTGGAATGGATGCAAGGTGAACCAGACAATCTTAACAAAGAAGAGGATTGCCTGGTGATGTATTCATCGGGACGGTTGGCTGATGTTAAGTGCACTAATGATTATCCCTTTATTTGTCACAAATCGCCAGAAATGATGAACGCTCATAAGTGTAGCTACTCGCAGGACGGCATTGAAAGTAGTG attacgTTCTATATAATAAAACTTTAAGTTGCTATAAGTTCCATAAGGAGGGCCGCTTTTGGTCTGATGCCTTCAGAACCTGTCTGGCAGAAGACGCTTACCTTGCCATCATCAATAGCGAAGATGAATCACAGTTCTTAAAGGAACTGTTCGCTCAACACCTACCTGAAGACATTCCTGGTGATTTCTTCAAGGATTCCGCAAGCATTGGCTTTACAAGATCAGATAACGATCTTGAATCGTTTGTTACAATTCACG GGCAATCCTTGGCTGAAGCTGGATTTAGTGCATTTCAAGCAGGCCAGCCAAATAATCCTTTCGACGATGAATCATGTGGGTTAATGTGGAGAACTGGCTTACTACAACACCATAACTGTCATGAACGTGTAGCGTTCATTTGTGAAAAACCCTTACCGAACGCTCACTCGTGTAGTTATCCGGAAGACGATAATAGTG ATTACGTTCTATCAAATAAAACCGGAAGTTGCTATAAATTCCATAAGGAGGGTCTCTTTTGGCCTGATGCCTATGATACATGTCAGAAGGAAGACGCTAACCTGGCCATTATCAACAGCGAAGCTGAATCACAGGTTCTAAAAGAACTGTTTGCTCAAAACCCACCACAAGACATTCCTGGTGATTTCTTTAAGGGATCCGCAAGCATTGGCTTCAGAAGATCGGTTAATAATGAAGAGTCGTTTGTTACAATTGATG gtCAATCCTTGACTGAAGCTGGATTTACTATGTTTAGCGATGGCGAGCCAAACCATATCGGCAACAATGAAAAGTGCGGATCTGTGATGAGAAATGGCTTACTCAATGATCATAACTGTAAAGAACGCGTAGcatttatttgcgaaaaacGTGTAGTACCAAAATTCGATTTGCGATCAAATTATTAA
- the LOC141430514 gene encoding uncharacterized protein, with protein MPNAARVIRTSMYVDDSLFGANTIEDALQVRDEFISLLNIASFQLHKWAANHPALLADIPADKQHFNERELAQQNLSMKALGVSYDISNDQFKITRPTSEPTKWNKRSVLSFISSFFDPLGLAAPVILKAKQFMQRLWLDNLEWDSPLPQEFLKDWLKFYQCLNSMPVICVNRDLDIHNANNVEIFGFCDASAGAIGAVIYVKVIKSGTAKFTLLCAKSRVAPIKTRLTIPKLELNAAVLLAQLYSKVASIFGAIKVDKNYLFSDSQVTLCWLTSARTNLPAFVKNRVNTINELTNDCQWCHISGPQNPADCLSRGCDPQQLLSNNLWFNGPDHLRHADYSPLIMPTCAHVTCMLNAGADKQSDECCASEEIFNKFSSFGQLMRVVAWVKRFIYNCKNNVKRSGYLTADELINSSNSVISQIQLKYFAEDISRIKENKDLKSNLKTLSPFMDDNCLLRVGGRLQNAPIPYSQKHPIILPSKCHVTQLIIRNEHIALLHSGLALTVSNLGLKYWIIGVSREVKRVLSKCVKCYRFKAQGASQLMGSLPSDRVTESHPFSKVGVDYCGPFQVKQSSLRRSIVTKGYTLVFVCFATKAINLELVSDMTTQTFLAALKRFIARRGVPQVIHCDNGQSFKGANNTLHELYLLNKKDCHQNSVAKVAADKGIVFKFIPSYSPTFGGLWESAVKSFKYHFKRVVGANIFTYEELNTILIEIEGVLNSRPLTPLSRDPTDLSTLTPGHFLIGRPITCIPEADLAEIPSNRLKFWRRCTQIKQHFWHAWHKQYLSHLNSRPKWHKTLQDIEEGSLVLLKGDNVPPLQWPMARVIKVFRGQDQKVRVAELKTATGITRRSINKLCVLPID; from the coding sequence ATGCCCAATGCTGCCAGGGTGATCCGAACAAGTATGTATGTCGATGACAGCTTGTTTGGAGCTAACACCATTGAAGACGCATTGCAGGTAAGGGACGAGTTCATTAGCTTATTGAATATAGCCAGTTTTCAACTACATAAATGGGCAGCCAATCATCCCGCCTTGTTAGCAGACATACCAGCTGACAAACAACACTTTAATGAACGGGAATTGGCTCAGCAAAATCTATCCATGAAGGCACTAGGTGTTTCATATGACATTAGCAATGACCAATTTAAGATCACTCGTCCTACCAGTGAGCCCACCAAGTGGAACAAACGCAGTGTGCTTAGCTTTATCAGTTCCTTCTTTGACCCACTCGGCCTAGCAGCACCCGTCATACTGAAGGCTAAGCAGTTCATGCAGAGGCTGTGGTTGGACAACCTGGAATGGGATAGTCCATTACCTCAAGAATTTTTAAAGgattggttgaaattttatcaaTGTCTAAACAGCATGCCTGTAATATGCGTAAATCGAGATCTTGATATCCACAACGCAAACAATGTTGAAATTTTCGGTTTCTGTGACGCTTCTGCCGGTGCCATTGGCGCCGTTATATATGTAAAGGTAATCAAAAGCGGTACGGCAAAATTCACTCTATTGTGTGCCAAATCTAGAGTTGCCCCAATAAAAACTCGCCTTACCATACCAAAGCTGGAGTTAAACGCAGCAGTATTGCTCGCACAACTATATTCCAAAGTGGCCTCCATATTTGGCGCCATTAAAGTGGATAAAAATTACCTATTCTCAGATTCCCAAGTCACTCTCTGCTGGTTAACGTCAGCCAGAACAAACTTGCCAGCATTTGTTAAAAACAGAGTCAACACGATCAACGAACTCACAAATGATTGTCAATGGTGTCATATTTCTGGCCCACAAAACCCAGCTGACTGTCTGTCACGTGGCTGTGATCCACAGCAACTCCTTTCTAATAACCTATGGTTCAATGGTCCAGATCACCTTAGACACGCAGATTACAGCCCACTTATCATGCCTACATGTGCCCATGTCACATGCATGTTAAATGCAGGTGCAGACAAGCAGTCAGATGAGTGTTGTGCAAGTGAGGAAATCTTTAACAAATTCTCATCATTTGGCCAACTCATGAGAGTTGTAGCTTGGGTAAAACGATTCATCTacaattgtaaaaataatgtaaaacgGTCTGGATATCTAACTGCCGATGAGTTAATAAATTCATCCAATTCAGTAATTTcacaaattcaattaaaatattttgctgaAGATATTAGCCGTATTAAGGAGAATAAGGacttaaaatctaatttaaaaactttaagcCCCTTTATGGACGATAACTGCTTACTAAGAGTTGGTGGTCGTTTACAAAACGCGCCAATACCGTACTCCCAAAAACACCCAATTATATTGCCAAGTAAGTGCCATGTCACTCAATTAATTATAAGAAATGAACATATTGCTCTACTTCACTCTGGCTTGGCCTTAACTGTTAGCAACCTAGGGTTGAAATATTGGATTATCGGTGTCTCTCGTGAAGTGAAAAGAGTCCTAAGCAAATGTGTTAAATGTTACAGATTCAAGGCCCAAGGTGCCAGCCAGCTCATGGGATCCCTGCCTTCTGATCGAGTCACCGAGAGCCATCCCTTCTCCAAGGTTGGAGTGGACTACTGTGGTCCATTCCAGGTCAAGCAGTCGAGCCTGCGGAGGTCCATTGTCACCAAAGGGTACACGttagtctttgtttgttttgccaCAAAGGCCATCAATTTAGAGCTTGTGTCCGACATGACCACTCAGACTTTCCTGGCCGCCTTAAAAAGGTTCATTGCCAGGCGAGGTGTGCCACAAGTAATACATTGTGACAATGGCCAATCCTTTAAGGGAGCAAATAACACGCTTCACGAATTGTATTTACTTAACAAAAAAGATTGTCATCAAAATTCTGTAGCCAAGGTTGCTGCTGATAAGggcattgtttttaaattcataCCCAGCTATAGCCCCACATTCGGGGGCCTGTGGGAATCGGCCGTAAAAAGCTTCAAATACCATTTTAAAAGGGTCGTTGGAGCCAATATTTTCACGTACGAAGAGTTAAATACAATTTTGATAGAAATTGAAGGTGTCCTCAATTCGAGGCCACTGACCCCATTGTCGAGGGACCCCACAGATCTGTCAACCCTAACACCGGGGCATTTTTTAATTGGCAGGCCAATCACTTGTATACCTGAGGCAGACCTCGCCGAAATTCCTTCTAATAGACTCAAATTCTGGCGGCGCTGTACGCAAATTAAACAGCATTTTTGGCATGCGTGGCACAAGCAATACCTTTCTCACCTAAATAGTCGGCCAAAATGGCACAAAACGTTACAAGACATTGAAGAAGGTAGCCTTGTATTGCTCAAAGGTGACAATGTGCCTCCCCTGCAATGGCCTATGGCTCGAGTCATTAAGGTATTTCGAGGACAAGATCAGAAGGTGAGGGTCGCTGAGTTGAAGACCGCCACGGGTATAACCCGCCGGTCCATAAATAAACTATGTGTATTACCAATAGACTAA
- the LOC141430556 gene encoding uncharacterized protein — MVNEETKSATISPDERRLKAQIAQCKGSLTKAENFLRNQQEGSLDKEAINTRLQQLAGVLVSHKELSLQLHLLNEESADTDFNNDDFEDRCLAITANLRKLLHTQEPVACGGSSAIKLPDMDIPVFDGKDFTKYNTFIELFSAIIDSNTRLAPIQKLFYLRKFLKGEPLSLIEGLPITGDSYPKSLELLGNRYDNKFLVITNHVQALLDFPTISKGASSNLRELVSNSRQHLAALETLGESPKHWDMLLLPILLRKVDQYTCRAYHSERVTKELPTLEDFFTFLERRACSFEVSQQSEDGHLWAQELQLPRNTMSAGAC, encoded by the exons ATGGTAAACGAAGAAACTAAATCGGCAACCATCTCCCCAGACGAGAGAAGGTTAAAAGCCCAGATAGCCCAGTGCAAAGGCTCATTAACAAAAGCGGAAAACTTTTTACGGAACCAACAAGAAGGATCTTTAGACAAAGAAGCCATCAACACGCGCCTACAGCAGCTGGCTGGTGTCTTAGTGAGCCACAAAGAACTGTCATTGCAACTCCACCTGCTCAACGAAGAAAGCGCCGACACAGACTTCAACAATGACGACTTTGAGGACAGATGCCTGGCAATTACGGCGAACCTACGCAAGCTGCTCCATACTCAAGAGCCGGTGGCGTGTGGCGGGTCTTCAGCAATAAAATTACCGGATATGGACATACCAGTCTTCGATGGCAAGGATTTCACTAAATACAATACCTTTATAGAATTGTTTAGCGCAATTATCGATAGTAACACCAGGTTAGCTCCTATCCAAAAATTATTTTACCTAAGAAAATTTCTAAAAGGCGAACCACTGTCCTTAATTGAAGGACTACCTATTACCGGGGATTCATACCCCAAATCCCTTGAACTGCTTGGCAATCGGTATGACAATAAATTCCTAGTAATAACAAACCACGTTCAGGCATTGCTCGACTTTCCCACAATTTCGAAGGGTGCATCTAGCAATTTACGAGAACTAGTGTCAAACTCTCGTCAACACTTAGCTGCACTGGAAACATTAGGAGAATCCCCCAAACATTGGGACATGTTACTTTTGCCCATTTTGCTTAGGAAGGTCGACCAATACACTTGCCGTGCATACCACAGTGAGCGTGTCACAAAGGAGCTGCCCACACTAGAGGACTTCTTCACCTTCTTGGAGAGAAGAGCCTGTAGCTTCGAAGTGAGCCAGCAGAGTGAAG ACGGTCACCTATGGGCTCAAGAACTCCAGCTACCTCGCAACACAATGTCTGCAGGAGCTTGCTGA